The following proteins come from a genomic window of Aquimarina sp. MAR_2010_214:
- a CDS encoding PepSY-like domain-containing protein: MQTLKFLIPYLMLLTISCSSVAQKKVPTAVEKSFKEKYPDENDPDWHKDKNGYYESNFKIKGKHYRADFDSSGKWIETERNIKKKKLPNAVKEKIERDFDDYKIIEIEEVDHHLKGRFYDVEFKINGKKQDIEFNKNGKIIN, translated from the coding sequence ATGCAAACATTAAAATTTTTAATACCATATCTCATGTTATTAACCATAAGTTGTAGCTCGGTTGCTCAGAAAAAAGTTCCTACTGCAGTCGAAAAATCTTTTAAAGAAAAATATCCTGATGAAAATGATCCAGATTGGCATAAAGATAAAAATGGATATTATGAATCTAACTTTAAAATAAAAGGGAAACATTATCGTGCAGATTTTGACTCTTCTGGGAAATGGATCGAAACTGAAAGAAATATAAAAAAGAAAAAATTACCTAACGCTGTAAAAGAAAAAATTGAGCGAGATTTTGATGATTATAAAATCATAGAAATAGAAGAAGTTGATCATCATTTAAAAGGTAGATTTTATGATGTTGAATTTAAAATTAATGGAAAAA
- a CDS encoding AI-2E family transporter, which translates to MKRISPNIIRQIFVLLLIFLIGGLIFREILPYLSGVLGAITIYVILHRWMVKLIKKGWHPDLAAITLMTGSFVGILMPVTGTLFMLGNKIGDVTKNSKRIAIALKGRIDTWENQLGYDISTQMDPDAIASWVTENLQKFAGGTFNVFISIGIMYFLLYYMLTNRRKLRESLFDYIPINEDNLKIISDESQKMVRSNAIGIPLVAIIQGVVALIGFLIFSIEDPFFWFIIVTVGSMIPFIGTLVAILSVFIITHSMGHTFQAWGILTYGLLIVGSSDNLVRLYILKRLDNVHPIITLLGVIIGVPLFGFIGLIFGPLLISLFHIVVQIYKSEYGRSDYTGEEKL; encoded by the coding sequence GTGAAACGTATTAGCCCTAACATCATACGCCAGATATTTGTATTATTACTTATCTTCTTAATTGGTGGACTCATTTTTAGAGAAATCTTACCTTATCTTTCGGGTGTATTAGGAGCCATCACTATATATGTAATATTACATAGGTGGATGGTGAAATTAATAAAAAAAGGATGGCATCCAGATCTTGCTGCGATTACATTGATGACCGGCTCTTTTGTAGGTATATTAATGCCCGTTACTGGAACCTTATTTATGTTGGGTAATAAAATCGGTGATGTTACTAAAAACTCTAAAAGAATCGCTATTGCACTAAAAGGGCGTATAGATACCTGGGAAAACCAGCTAGGGTATGATATTAGTACTCAAATGGATCCAGATGCAATTGCTTCATGGGTTACAGAAAACTTACAAAAATTTGCTGGAGGTACATTTAATGTATTTATTTCTATCGGAATTATGTACTTTTTACTATACTACATGCTTACAAACCGAAGAAAATTAAGAGAATCTCTTTTTGATTATATACCTATTAACGAAGATAATTTAAAAATTATAAGTGATGAAAGCCAGAAAATGGTGCGATCTAATGCCATTGGCATCCCATTAGTTGCTATTATACAAGGAGTTGTAGCATTAATAGGTTTTTTGATTTTTAGTATAGAAGACCCTTTTTTTTGGTTTATCATTGTTACTGTAGGGTCAATGATCCCATTTATTGGTACATTGGTAGCAATATTATCAGTTTTTATAATTACACACTCTATGGGGCATACTTTTCAGGCATGGGGAATTTTAACCTATGGCCTACTAATTGTAGGTTCTTCTGATAATCTGGTTAGATTGTATATTTTAAAAAGATTAGACAACGTGCACCCTATAATTACATTATTAGGTGTTATCATTGGCGTACCATTATTTGGGTTTATTGGGCTAATTTTTGGCCCACTCTTAATTAGTTTATTTCATATTGTAGTTCAAATTTATAAATCTGAATATGGCAGGTCAGATTATACAGGTGAGGAAAAGTTATAA
- a CDS encoding mechanosensitive ion channel family protein produces the protein MNDKLINAWNKMYDKLESWLDSIVVNLPNILIASLVFIVALIASKYISKLARKILDRSRLQPSMKNLISKFISIAVVIVGLFLILGILNLDKALNTILAGAGVAGLAVGLALQGALANTYSGIILSYIKHIKFGDWIKTNNFEGEVIDIDLRAVTIKQVDNNLVYIPNKLVVDNPIKNYSTTAQSRVILECGVGYESDLRFVEKLTKETIVSNFEAVQKKDDVLFLWREFGDSSINYELRFWINSTSALEVVKAKSETMMLMKEAYDENNINIPFPIRTLDFPEGFKLIKEKS, from the coding sequence ATGAATGATAAACTAATCAACGCCTGGAATAAAATGTATGATAAACTAGAATCTTGGCTGGACTCTATTGTTGTAAACTTACCTAATATTTTGATCGCTAGTTTGGTATTCATTGTAGCACTTATCGCTTCAAAATACATTAGTAAACTTGCACGTAAAATACTTGACAGAAGTAGGCTTCAACCGTCAATGAAAAATCTGATTTCAAAATTTATTTCTATAGCAGTAGTTATTGTAGGATTATTTCTGATTTTAGGTATTCTTAATTTAGATAAAGCACTTAACACTATTCTTGCAGGTGCTGGGGTAGCTGGTCTTGCTGTTGGTTTGGCACTACAAGGAGCATTAGCCAATACCTACTCTGGAATTATTCTTTCCTATATCAAACATATCAAATTTGGAGACTGGATAAAAACCAACAATTTTGAAGGAGAGGTTATTGACATTGATCTACGTGCCGTTACTATTAAACAAGTAGATAATAATTTGGTATATATTCCAAATAAATTGGTAGTAGACAACCCAATTAAAAATTATTCAACTACTGCACAATCCCGTGTCATCCTAGAGTGTGGTGTTGGATATGAATCAGATTTACGATTTGTCGAAAAGCTCACAAAAGAAACCATAGTTTCTAATTTTGAAGCAGTACAGAAAAAGGATGATGTTTTGTTCTTATGGAGAGAATTTGGAGATAGTTCAATTAACTATGAACTTCGTTTTTGGATAAATTCTACCTCAGCTCTAGAAGTAGTTAAGGCCAAAAGTGAAACCATGATGTTAATGAAAGAAGCATATGATGAAAATAACATTAATATCCCATTCCCTATACGAACATTAGATTTCCCTGAAGGTTTTAAGTTGATAAAAGAGAAATCATAA
- a CDS encoding flavodoxin family protein, which yields MEDLNKPDFSGLKALYINCTLKDSTQQSHTEGLMKVSMNIMESESVAVEYLRLVDYDVAYGLILDMKKERKEKDDWPDIYEKVLNADILIIGTPIWLGEKSSVATKLIERLYGMSGETNKKGQYVYYGRVGGCVITGNEDGIKHCAMSILYALQHLGYSIPPQADCGWIGEAGPGPSYLDKESGAKNNKFTNRNTTFMTYNLLHLASMLKVNKGYNSYGNSREKWDDGTCWSFQNPEYR from the coding sequence ATGGAAGACTTAAATAAACCAGATTTTTCAGGGTTAAAAGCACTTTATATTAATTGCACATTAAAAGATTCTACACAACAAAGTCATACCGAGGGGTTGATGAAAGTATCGATGAATATTATGGAATCTGAAAGTGTTGCAGTAGAATATTTACGGTTAGTAGATTATGATGTAGCCTATGGCTTAATACTGGATATGAAAAAAGAAAGAAAAGAAAAAGATGACTGGCCTGATATTTATGAGAAAGTGTTGAATGCGGATATCCTTATTATAGGTACCCCAATTTGGCTAGGCGAAAAATCGTCTGTAGCAACAAAATTAATTGAGCGGCTATATGGGATGAGTGGTGAAACGAATAAAAAAGGACAATATGTTTATTATGGTAGAGTAGGGGGGTGTGTGATTACTGGTAACGAAGACGGCATAAAACATTGCGCGATGAGTATTTTATACGCATTGCAACATTTGGGATACAGTATACCACCACAAGCAGATTGTGGATGGATTGGAGAGGCTGGGCCGGGTCCAAGTTATTTGGATAAAGAGTCTGGTGCTAAAAACAATAAATTTACCAATAGGAATACTACATTTATGACTTATAATTTACTTCATTTGGCTTCTATGTTAAAAGTTAATAAGGGGTATAATTCTTATGGTAATTCTCGAGAAAAATGGGATGATGGTACATGTTGGAGTTTTCAAAATCCAGAATACAGATAG